Within the Canis aureus isolate CA01 chromosome 18, VMU_Caureus_v.1.0, whole genome shotgun sequence genome, the region AGAGTTGACATAACTGAGAATTTGTGTGAAgatttttactttagtttttattCATTGGATTTTGCTTTCACATTtctagtgttaaaaaaaaaagtttcattttctctccccttGTTCAAATGAAACTATAAATTAGGCCTAGATATCAATAAACCtcataaatctataaaaaaattggTCTATCATTTAAAGAATAGCTTGAACACCACTGTGAGTTTACTTCATTTGCTACTCACTGTGTAATATGAAACTAAAGGGGCATTTGACTCCATCACGTCtaatgatttttccttttcttatttttaaggagaCTGCTGTAATGGTGAAAAAATGTGTAACCCATGGGTAGCATGGTTAGGAGTGCTGTTGCCCTTGATCAAGTTCACTCATTCAGTCCTCAAACCAGCACTGCCTCCAGTGATCAAGAACCAACCTTTCAACATTTTCTGGGCTGTCCCAACAATGCAGTGTCAACATTTCTTCAACGTGGATTTGAATCTCcagttatttaatattatatcaaATCCTTTAGAGACTCAGAAGGGATCAACAATTGCCATATTTTATCCAAATGAATTAGGGTATTATCCTTATTTCTCTCAAGATGGAAAACCCTTTAATGGAGGGATACCACAGAATATAAGTATTCCTAAACACCTCAAGAAGACAACTGATGACATTGCAAAAGTTGTCTCTTGGTGGAGATCAGAAGGTCTTATTATCATTGACTGGGAGAGCTGGAAACCTCAATGGGATAGAAATTGGGGCAATAGACTAATATATAAAAACCACTCCTTAGCCTTCACTAGAAACCTCCATCCTGACTGgtcagaaatgaaagtgaaaacagttGCCCAACAGGAATTTGAAAATTCTGGGAAGAATCTTATGAGCACCACTCTCACACTGGCTTTAGAAATGAGACCAAAGTGCTTATGGGGCTTTTATCTTTACCCAGACTGTTACAATTATGATTATAGGATAAATCCACAAATGTACACAGGTAAATGCCCAAATGATGAAATTTTACGCAATGACCAACTCCAGTGGCTTTGGGAAAAAAGCACAGCACTTTATACTTCAATATATTTGGATAAAATATTGAAGTCAAGTTTAAATGCTCTGAAATTTGTTCATTATCGAGTTAGGGAAGCCATGAGGATTGCTAAAATGGCTAGACATGACTATGTTttgccagtttttattttttccagaccATTTTATGTGCATAGTATTGAAGCTTTGTCACAGGTAAGAAAAAGTACAGTCATTCacctaaaaatagaaatttagtaCAATGACTATATAAAATCTGTGAAAAAATGTTTTAGTATAATTATTTCCCTTAATAATAGAACACGATTTTATTATTAAAGgtatatatttcttcaaatgtcAAGCTAATTCTGAAATAGTATCACTGACAATTAGATGTTTACTTGGTTTTAAGATGATGATTCTTATCAGCTTAGCATTTTCAGGGTTTTCCTGCAGAACAGTTGTTAGGCTTGAGTTAAATGATGCAACAGATTAATTTTAGCCCTGCAGAAATTTCAGAATCAGCTTTTTAATGTGAAATAGTAGCAGCAATTTTTCAAATCTAAAGCATACAGAATAAACCTTGGGTAAGCAATTAGTTTCTGTTATACtgcctttttatgttttaattgttCATTGCCAAATAGTAGATTCTATTGATTTTATGTTTAAGAGTCTACAAAGTGATCTAGTGGCCAGTGTCAAGGTGTTAAAAATGGTTTATGAAATAGATATTTAGTCCTTAGACTTGACACAGAGTAGGAAGCATAAAGAGGTTGGAATGAGCTGGTTTGGAAGATAATGGTTTGAAGACACTTGGAAGTATTCAAGCTTTAGCTAGATTGTCATTTAGATAGAACATTGTTATAGGACTTCAATCATTGGATAAATAGATAAGAAAAGCTTGAAATCTCCATCCATACCTGTGAGACCACAGCTCTCTTATCCCACTACCCAACACTATCCAATGGCAGAGCCATTGGATAGACTTCCTAGACCACTTGTCTGAAATGAGGAAACCTAAAAGCAGTATCAATTCTCCctcaaatatttcagaataaatatctattgaccCAAATGCTATTGGTTAGACTTGACATTTCTATCATTGAAGGATTACTCATTA harbors:
- the LOC144289003 gene encoding hyaluronidase-1-like isoform X1, producing MCNPWVAWLGVLLPLIKFTHSVLKPALPPVIKNQPFNIFWAVPTMQCQHFFNVDLNLQLFNIISNPLETQKGSTIAIFYPNELGYYPYFSQDGKPFNGGIPQNISIPKHLKKTTDDIAKVVSWWRSEGLIIIDWESWKPQWDRNWGNRLIYKNHSLAFTRNLHPDWSEMKVKTVAQQEFENSGKNLMSTTLTLALEMRPKCLWGFYLYPDCYNYDYRINPQMYTGKCPNDEILRNDQLQWLWEKSTALYTSIYLDKILKSSLNALKFVHYRVREAMRIAKMARHDYVLPVFIFSRPFYVHSIEALSQEDLVHTIGESAALGAAGVILWGGFEYSDSKESCLSVQKSIQGPLGHYAVNVTSAAKFCSQSLCNNNGRCIRKTPESSSYLHMPESSTKKYILNKSFRFIISSTSKLKTTKVMKNGFVCHCYYGWQGESCQQPSSDILRGKNKAPRTSFIVPVFLSTTLSVILWNVITSSYNVNFSLKY
- the LOC144289003 gene encoding hyaluronidase-4-like isoform X2, which translates into the protein MCNPWVAWLGVLLPLIKFTHSVLKPALPPVIKNQPFNIFWAVPTMQCQHFFNVDLNLQLFNIISNPLETQKGSTIAIFYPNELGYYPYFSQDGKPFNGGIPQNISIPKHLKKTTDDIAKVVSWWRSEGLIIIDWESWKPQWDRNWGNRLIYKNHSLAFTRNLHPDWSEMKVKTVAQQEFENSGKNLMSTTLTLALEMRPKCLWGFYLYPDCYNYDYRINPQMYTGKCPNDEILRNDQLQWLWEKSTALYTSIYLDKILKSSLNALKFVHYRVREAMRIAKMARHDYVLPVFIFSRPFYVHSIEALSQESCLSVQKSIQGPLGHYAVNVTSAAKFCSQSLCNNNGRCIRKTPESSSYLHMPESSTKKYILNKSFRFIISSTSKLKTTKVMKNGFVCHCYYGWQGESCQQPSSDILRGKNKAPRTSFIVPVFLSTTLSVILWNVITSSYNVNFSLKY